CAGCCAGCAGAAAGGGGACACACATGGAACGCGTGACACAATTGGGCTATCTCGGACTGAGTGTGAAAGACGTCGACGAATGGGAACGTTTTGCCGCCGATATCCTCGGCCTCCAGCCGAACGGACGGGACGAGGACGGTTCCCTGTTTCTGCGTATGGATGAGTACCACCATCGCTTCACCGTTCATCCCGACGGCAGGGATGATGTGGCCTATTTTGGCTGGGAGGTGGCCGACGAGCACGCCTGTCATGCCTTGGCCGAACAGTTGGTGGCGGCCGGTTTTGAGGTCAGCCCGGGCACGGCGGAGGAGAAAGCCGCCCGACGGGTGGCGGGTCTGATCCGCTTCCAGGATCCGAACGGTATTCCCTCAGAAGTTTTCTACGGCCCGCTGATGAGCTTCGAGAAGCCGTTTCAGTCGCCCCGGCCCATCTCCGGTTTTCGGACCGGCGAGCTGGGGCTCGGACATTTTGTGATTCTGGTCGATAACGCCGAGCAGAGCATTCATTTCTATCGGGACGTGCTGGGCATGCGGATCAGCGATTATGTCCACATCACCCCGGCGCCGGGCGTCAGCTTTCAGGCTACATTTTTCCACTGCAACCCCCGCCACCACACGATTGCGTTTATTGAGGCGCCGAAAATCGCCAGGCGCCTGAACCATTTCATGCTACAGGTGCAGTCTCTGGACGATGTCGGCTCGACCTACTACCTGTGCCAGGACAGCGCCGTCCCGATCACGATGAGCCTGGGCCGGCATACCAACGATCACATGACCTCCTTCTATATGCAGACGCCGTCGGGCTTTGCCGTCGAGTACGGCTGGGGAGCCCGCGAGATTGATGACGCGACCTGGCAGGTCCAGCTGCACACCGCGGGCAGCATCTGGGGCCACCAGCGCATGCAGGCCGGTCTGGCCGGGGTCGTCCAAGAATAGGTCGAGACACAGGGAGAGACTATGCAGTACGCACGACTTGGTGAAACGGGCCTGACGGTGTCGCGCATCTGTCTCGGGTGCATGAGCTATGGGGGTGGGCCGCAGCCCGACTGGGCGATGCCCCGTGATTGGGCTCTGGGCAGGGACGAGGCGCGCGAGCATTTTGCGCTGGCGCTCGAGGCTGGGGTGAATTTTTTTGATACGGCCGACGTGTACTCGGTCGGTCTGAGCGAGGAGATCACCGGGCACTGGCTGAATGAGATGGCCGCGCGTGACGATATCGTGGTGGCGACCAAGGTGTGGGGCAAGATGCGGGCCGGAGAAAACAGCGGCGGCTTGAGCCGCAAACACATTGTTGAGGCGTGCGAGCATTCCCTGCGGCGGCTCAACATGGACTACATCGACCTGTACCAGATCCACCGCTGGGACTTTAACACGCCGATTGAGGAAACCCTGGAGGCGCTCGATTCGCTGGTCCAGAGCGGCAAGGTACGCTACCTGGGGGCCAGCAGCATGGCCGCCTGGCAGTTTTCCAAGGCTCTGTACCTGGCCAAAGAAAACGGCTGGCAGCGCTTTGTCGCCATGCAGAATCACTACAACCTGATCTACCGCGAAGAAGAGCGGGAAATGATCCCGTTGTGTCTTGACCAAGGCGTTGGACTGATTCCGTGGAGTCCGCTGGCGCGCGGGTTTTTTGCCGGAAATCGGGACCCCGAGGGGGGTGGGTCGGTGACCAAACGCGCCCAGACAGACGCCTTTGCCCACAGGAATTATTTTCGTGAGAACGATTTTGTGGTTGCCGCGACCGTTGAGAAGCTGGCCCACGAACGGGGCGTGAGCCCGACCCAGTTGGCCTGTGCCTGGGTGTTGCAGGCACCGGGAGTGACCTCGCCAATCATCGGGGCAACCAAGGTCCACCATTTGCAGGAAGTCTTTGAGGCGGTCGATATTGAGTTGAGTGCCGAGGAGGTGGCGAGGCTNNNNNNNNNNNNNNNNCAGCCGAGTCCGAAGAAGATGGTCGGCTAAGGGCAAGCTGACATGGTGGACCGACGGGGGGCGGGCTTGACAAAGTAGACCTTACAGGTCTATATTCTGAGCCGATAAAAAGCTCTGTAAGTCACTAAAAAGATTGGGAAAAAAGGAAGGGAGACGAGGACCTCGTCCTTCCCTGATCGGCCGACCGGTTTCAAGGAATACCCATGCCAAGCGAAGCGGACATTCGCGCTCAGCTCAAGCAGATTGCCTACCCCGGTTCAAAACACGACATTGTGACACTCGGCCTTGTTGGGGATATCGGCATGAAAGACGGCACGGTTGTGGTCCATCTGCGGACGACCAATGCCCAGGAGCAGGTGCTCCAGCACCTGAGAGCCCGGATCGTGGCGGCGCTATCGGCTGCGGACGGGGTTGACCAGGTACACGTCCATATCCCCGGCCAGCAAGAACGGCCGCACGCTCAGCACGGCGCCCAGACCAGACCCCAGATGAAAGAGCCGACGGTGGTGCCTGGGGTGCAGCGCATTATTGCGGTGGCCAGCGGCAAGGGCGGGGTGGGTAAGTCTACGGTGGCGGTGAACCTGAGCTTGGCGCTCGGCGCCTTGGGCAAGACCGTTGGTCTGCTCGATGCGGACGTGTATGGGCCGAGTATTCCGCTCATGATGGGCACCCAGGCGACGCCCCGGCCTGCCCATAATAAGAAGATCTATCCGGTCGAACAGCACGGCATCAGCCTCATTTCCATGGGGTTTTTTGTGGATGACACGTCCCCGGTCATCTGGCGCGGGCCGATTGTGATGGGCATTGTCCGCCAGTTTTTGCGCGACGTGATCTGGGGTGAGCTGGAGTATCTGGTTGTCGATCTGCCGCCCGGCACGGGGGATATTGCGCTGACGCTGGCCCAGGAAGTCCCACTGAACGGCGGGGTAGTGGTCACGACGCCGCAGGATGTGGCGCTGCTTGACGTGCGGCGCGGGATTGCCATGTTCAGACAAGTCCAGGTTCCGATTCTGGGCGTGATCGAAAACATGAGTCGCTATGTCTGTCCTGAGTGCCATCACCAGGAAGAGATTTTTGGCCGGGGCGGGGCGAAAAAGACCGGTCTGCCGCTCTTGGGCGAGGTGCCGCTGGTCGAAGATATCCGGCTGGGCGGTGACCGGGGCAAACCGCTGATTCTTGCCGAGCCCGAGCATCCCGTTTCCCAGGAGTTCAGGGCGATTGCCCAGCGGGTCATGGAAGCCGACGATCTCAACGTGCAGCGCCAGGGCCAGCCCGTGCACTGATATCGGCTCCACGAGGAGAACGGCTATGCCCAAACCGACACTGGTGACCCCTATCGACGAAGACAAGCAGTTGCGTATCCTGTGGGATGACGACGAGTTGAGCGAGTTCTCGTTCGCCTATCTGCGCGGCTGGTGCCCGTGCGCGATGTGCCAGGGCCACAGCGGGGAGCGCAGTTTTGTCAGCGTTGACGACCCGCAGCTGGTGGATATCCGCCCGGTCGGCAACTACGCCCTGAACATTGTCTGGAAGGACTGTGAAAACGGCATCTATACCTTTGACTATCTGAGAGAACTCGGGAGAGCCGCGGAAAGCCGGTCGCAAGAGTCACAACACGAATAAGAGAGACGTATGCCAAGTCCGCAAGAACTGCTGGAATCCCTCAAAAGCGTCAAATATCCCGGGTTCAGTCGCGATATTGTGTCCTTTGGCATGGTCAAGGATATTGCGGTTGGGGTCTCGCGGGTGGTGGTTCAGGTTGCACCATCAACCGGGAACAAAGAGGTGATTGATCAGATCCGGCGCGAGGTGCAGGCCACGCTGGCGACCCAGGTTGAGTTGCCGATTGAGGTGGAGATCCTGCAACCCGGCGGTGGGGAACGACCGACAGCTCAGCCTCAGGCCCACTCTCTGCCCCCCAAGCCCGACATTCCGGGTATTCAGCATGTCATTGCGGTGGCCAGCGGCAAGGGCGGGGTCGGGAAATCCACCGTCTCGGTGAATCTGGCGACCGCTCTGGCTTCGGCCGGTCAGCGCGTCGGTATTTTGGACGCCGATGTGTACGGTCCGAGTATGCCGCTGATGCTGGGCCTGACACAGCGGCCCAAAAGCACCCCGGAAAAAAAGATCATTCCGCTGACCAAGTACGGCCTCAAGGTGATGTCGATGGGCCTGCTGCTGGCCGAGGAGCAGGCTGTGGTGTGGCGCGGGCCGATGGTCGATAAGCTGCTGACCGAGTTTCTGCGCAATGTCGAGTGGGGAGAGCTGGACATCCTGGTCATAGACCTGCCACCGGGTACGGGCGACGCCCAGCTGAGCATTTGTCAAAAGGCGCCGCTGTCGGGCGGCGTGATTGTCACCACCCCGCAAGATGTCGCCCTGATGGATGTCCGTCGCGGCGTTCAGATGTTCCAAGAGGTCAAGGTGCCGGTTCTGGGGGTGGTTGAGAACATGAGTTATCTGGTGTGCAGTTCGTGTGGACATCAGGCCCATGTCTTCAGCCAGGGCGGGGGCAGGCAGGTGGCCGAGCAGTTTCAGGTACCTCTGCTGGGTGAGATTCCGCTGCTGCGTGATATTGTCTCGGCCGGGGACAGCGGCACGCCGCTCGTCGTCTCGCAGCCCGAGCATCCCCAGACTCGGGCGTTTGTCAGTATTGCCGCGCAGGTGCTGCAGCAGTTGAAAGGCGAACGATGATGCCCTCGTCAAGAGATCATCGTTTCCCTGTGTAATATCCCGATGGCGACACTGCGGGTGCTGTTCGAGACCGGCGAGCCGGAACAGGTCATTGAATTCGATCCGGCCGACGCCCCTTTTCAGGATGACGGACAGCCGGGGTCAATTCTGGATGTCCTGCTGGGTCATCAGGTGGTCCTTGAACACGCCTGTGGCGGCCACTGTGCGTGCACGACCTGTCATGTGATTGTCAAGGCTGGCGAAGAATATCTGTCGGAGAGTGAAGAGTCCGAGGAGGACATGCTGGATAGAGCACCCGGCTTGACGCCGAGTTCCCGGCTTGGCTGTCAGGCTGTTATTGAGGCCGGGCAGATCACCGTGCTGATCCCCAGGTACACCATCAACCAGCAGGCGTGAGTTCCCGGCT
The Desulfurellaceae bacterium DNA segment above includes these coding regions:
- a CDS encoding VOC family protein gives rise to the protein MERVTQLGYLGLSVKDVDEWERFAADILGLQPNGRDEDGSLFLRMDEYHHRFTVHPDGRDDVAYFGWEVADEHACHALAEQLVAAGFEVSPGTAEEKAARRVAGLIRFQDPNGIPSEVFYGPLMSFEKPFQSPRPISGFRTGELGLGHFVILVDNAEQSIHFYRDVLGMRISDYVHITPAPGVSFQATFFHCNPRHHTIAFIEAPKIARRLNHFMLQVQSLDDVGSTYYLCQDSAVPITMSLGRHTNDHMTSFYMQTPSGFAVEYGWGAREIDDATWQVQLHTAGSIWGHQRMQAGLAGVVQE
- a CDS encoding aldo/keto reductase; protein product: MQYARLGETGLTVSRICLGCMSYGGGPQPDWAMPRDWALGRDEAREHFALALEAGVNFFDTADVYSVGLSEEITGHWLNEMAARDDIVVATKVWGKMRAGENSGGLSRKHIVEACEHSLRRLNMDYIDLYQIHRWDFNTPIEETLEALDSLVQSGKVRYLGASSMAAWQFSKALYLAKENGWQRFVAMQNHYNLIYREEEREMIPLCLDQGVGLIPWSPLARGFFAGNRDPEGGGSVTKRAQTDAFAHRNYFRENDFVVAATVEKLAHERGVSPTQLACAWVLQAPGVTSPIIGATKVHHLQEVFEAVDIELSAEEVARL
- a CDS encoding Mrp/NBP35 family ATP-binding protein — encoded protein: MPSEADIRAQLKQIAYPGSKHDIVTLGLVGDIGMKDGTVVVHLRTTNAQEQVLQHLRARIVAALSAADGVDQVHVHIPGQQERPHAQHGAQTRPQMKEPTVVPGVQRIIAVASGKGGVGKSTVAVNLSLALGALGKTVGLLDADVYGPSIPLMMGTQATPRPAHNKKIYPVEQHGISLISMGFFVDDTSPVIWRGPIVMGIVRQFLRDVIWGELEYLVVDLPPGTGDIALTLAQEVPLNGGVVVTTPQDVALLDVRRGIAMFRQVQVPILGVIENMSRYVCPECHHQEEIFGRGGAKKTGLPLLGEVPLVEDIRLGGDRGKPLILAEPEHPVSQEFRAIAQRVMEADDLNVQRQGQPVH
- a CDS encoding DUF971 domain-containing protein, which encodes MPKPTLVTPIDEDKQLRILWDDDELSEFSFAYLRGWCPCAMCQGHSGERSFVSVDDPQLVDIRPVGNYALNIVWKDCENGIYTFDYLRELGRAAESRSQESQHE
- a CDS encoding Mrp/NBP35 family ATP-binding protein, translated to MPSPQELLESLKSVKYPGFSRDIVSFGMVKDIAVGVSRVVVQVAPSTGNKEVIDQIRREVQATLATQVELPIEVEILQPGGGERPTAQPQAHSLPPKPDIPGIQHVIAVASGKGGVGKSTVSVNLATALASAGQRVGILDADVYGPSMPLMLGLTQRPKSTPEKKIIPLTKYGLKVMSMGLLLAEEQAVVWRGPMVDKLLTEFLRNVEWGELDILVIDLPPGTGDAQLSICQKAPLSGGVIVTTPQDVALMDVRRGVQMFQEVKVPVLGVVENMSYLVCSSCGHQAHVFSQGGGRQVAEQFQVPLLGEIPLLRDIVSAGDSGTPLVVSQPEHPQTRAFVSIAAQVLQQLKGER
- a CDS encoding 2Fe-2S iron-sulfur cluster binding domain-containing protein yields the protein MATLRVLFETGEPEQVIEFDPADAPFQDDGQPGSILDVLLGHQVVLEHACGGHCACTTCHVIVKAGEEYLSESEESEEDMLDRAPGLTPSSRLGCQAVIEAGQITVLIPRYTINQQA